The segment CCTTttgtgtataataataaaataaaaaaataaaaatgacctgCCAGTTGACCGTGGGGTCTTCCATCAGCTGGTCGAACTTGCTCTGCACGGCCTGCTGGAAGACGCTGGTCTCGTAGCGCTCGGTGCCAAACTCGCCGCGCGCCGCTGCAACTGAGGGCGGCAGCTGCAGGAACATCACCAGGTCCGGCTTGGGCAGCCCCACATCCGGGCTCTTGCACCACTCCAGGCCGAAGCCCTGCGACAATTCAGTGCAATGCAGGCACCTGGTCAGTGCACTGGAGATTTGGCGGGTTTTGTGTTTCATACCAATACGCTGAGGGTTGAGCTAGTTTTCTACTTCTGAGAAAGTGGTAAAAGGCTATTtcaagttgaaagtgaagtgatagtcattgtgaaacactgcagcacagcacatggtgacacaacaaaatgtgtcctctgcttttaacaatcagggagcagtgtgtggggacggtgctttgctcagtggcaccttggtggattcggattcgaaccggcaaccttctgattacgggctgcttccttaaccgctaggccagcactttCTTGTTCACAAACAAGAAAGCCACCGTCATACGTGTTGGTTTGTTAACACTGTGCAGTGGAGCCATTAGAATGACATTTGAGGTCAGAAAGGGAACTAACTAACCGGCTTGGCACTGGTAAACGCTACACCTGAGAAGGCGTAGCGGTCAACCACCAGGCTGATgcccttctccaacttctgctTCATTTCAGGCCTGAAAGagagaataaataaattcaggCCCAGACGAAATGAAGAATGATTGAAAAAGACAAGAACCCAGAGGTGAAAATGTTCTCGGAGGGGCAGCAGCCTAACTTGGAAATGTGTCtcagatttttaataaacatttttccaCCAATGGAGACTCTGGTTGAAGTAGTCATGTGTTCGATTTACTGGCAGTGAGTCGAGTGTTACCCAACATTGCAAAGAAAGTGTAGAGTTTCTAATCCACAGACGTACTCAAGTAAAAAGTATGACATTGTAAACATACACTTTCCCCCAAAAAAGTTACTCAAGTAAACATAACTCATTACTACCCGCCTCTGGTGACCCCACTGGTCTTGATATCAATATCCATCTcaatattcatttaaacagACTTAAACGTTTAATTAAGCGCCAAACGCACATTTGTCTGCAGAAGAAACGCCAAAAAAGCAGTTTCTGGCAGAATaaaactatgtaaaaaaaagctGCTACTCTAAAGTGCAGGAAAGTTCTTTTTATAGCATAAATCCTTATACAGATGTCCAGTCAGGAGTGTTTGGCGACGTGGCAAAACAGACATTTTCTGCTACCAAATTCTGGCAAGGCAGCAAAAAAGGGCAGGCCACCGGACGAACGCGTCCGTCGCTACTTAGCAAGGTTTAGGCAACGAggtgaaataaattaaattaaattaaaaagactTACACGAGCTCCCAGCGGTTTGCCGAGAAGAGCAGGTGCACGGTGTGGTCCTCCAGGTCGCTCTTCTTCTCCAGGTAAGAGCTTATTAGCTGACCGATCATCGTGGTCCTGTCTGCACAGCCGCACAGAAAACACATCGAcgtgaggaagaaaaaaaaatcacgatcATCATCACTAATCGGGACGTCCGCGTCGAGGCCAGACGAGGCGGGGATCGGTTTTTTACCGGGAAACCTCATCATCTCGGCGGCGCGGCCGCTCCGCTGCAGCTCCCGCACGAGTTCCTTGCACTGCGTCGTTTTCCCGGCGCGGTCCACTCCTTCCAGGACGACCAGCGCGCCCCTTCCGCACTTCATGGTTTTCGCGGCGATGGGGGTGAATGCCAGACAGCCCGGACACAGTCGCCTCGTCCGGCGGGACTCTCTGCCTCAGCGCGCCCGCTTTTTTTCAAGCCACTTCCGCTTCGCCCGTCCGTGTCAAAATAAGAGTCGTTCCGGATCGTACCTCGGGTTGGTAAAGGTCGTTTTTCTCCACTCCTGCCCGATATCTTGCAATTCCGTCCATATCGACGTGCCGAATATTTTTACAGCGCAGTATGTAAAATGCTCAGATATTTCAGTACGACTATAGCTTGACGTGTTTAGATGTGATTCCATGGTTTtgtatgaggggccgtttaggataTAGTTCAGACTTTTGttgcacaaacacatgtgaaactgacaagcatgcatttatactaccgaacacacacacacacacacacacacacacacacatacatatatataaaacgctcacacagatacagttGAAAtggacacactcacatatactgaaaagttttcactttcactcgCTAATGCTATATGCtatgtttgttacataagagtatttctcctgtatctgtgtgagcgtttcatatatacatatatatacatgtgtgtgtgtatgcgtgtgttttcACGTGGATCTGTGTGAACgtttcatatatgtgtgtgtgagttttcagtattataaatgcatgcttgtctgtttcatatgtgaatgtgtaacaaagtctgaaatatttcctaaacggcccctcatagtTTTGAATGTCATAGAATCAACTATTGTTTCCTTGCAGGCCGCAAGACGGCCAGCCCCTCCATGGTCAACAAAGCTCATTACATTTTTCCACCCATGGGTGGAAAATGTCCACTGAATGTCCACTCTCGTCTCTAAGGTCTTGAGCCTGTTCAGTTCCAGGTTGTGCTGACCGCATTAGAGCACCAGCCTCTCACCTTCCTGTTGGTTTACAGATTCTTCGACATCCTGAATGAGTCCAGGGGCGGTGGTGTCGAGTTCGAGTTCCTGTTGGTGTAGAGGGAGGACAGCACTGGGGACAGgacatccttgaggggcaccagtactgttCCAGAAGTGATGCTGTTGACACGTTGAGCTGGAGAGAGCTGGAGGAGTTGGTGTCCTGTAATTTCCATGTAATATCCATCAAATACCATCAAACATTTCCTTAAGTATTGGGATAAATTTAAATCATTATAATACAGTGGATGTTATTACACTAGcattatgaagtgaaagtgaattgattgtcattgtgaaacactgcagcacagcacacggtgacacaatgaaatgtgtcctctgcttttaaccatcagccttggtgagcagtgggcagccatgacaggcgcccgtggggacggtactttgctcagcggcacctcgggattcaaaccaacaaccttctaattacaggtccgcttcctcacccactaggccaccactgtggtgAGCACAGTGAGATGATGTGGAAAGCAAGCTGTATGATCAGCATTAGatcaaaattaaaattaagCAGAGCAAAGTAATGTGGTcagaaaaacatcaaaatcCATAACAAATGTTTATCTGCAAATTAAATCTAATTTAGATGACAGTAAATGACACAAAGTGTTTACACTACACAGAATTAAGTGGAGAAAATGGTCAACAGATCGGGATCTGAGAGAGGGATCTGACCAATCATATAGCTTGTTGTTCTAGTGTGTGGGAAAATGTTGTGTTGAGTAATTTAATTAAGACATAATTAAGACACAATTCTTATTGTTACTGTCATTGTTGTTAAAATAGTACTCATCTATCATAGTATTCACGtatatttgcagcatttgtATTTTAACTTATTTGGTTctattttattgcaaaaatgAGACGTGAGATAAAGGgcatgcaaataataataattgtttaatTGAGGCGACCTGCATATGTAGGCAAAACAGAATGAGGTTTCgttattttttaattacactCTGCTTTTGTGGCAGTGTTTCAGTGCATCTGCCAGGGCGGCCAGCACCATGTCCACGTTGGGTTTTGACGAGTTGCACCCCATCAATCCAACACGCAGAACCTACAGGTTGGGACACAAATCAATTGCTTTTAACATCACAGATGTCTTAATGGCAGTACCCTGGTCATTACGCTCACCATCCCAACAGAAGGCCCCAGTCCCCCGGATATCTCTATGTGGTGGTTCTTCATGATGTAGGCTGTGATTTCCTTCCAGTCGTAGCCGGGCGGAGAAACAATGGTGGTCACCGTGGGCAATCTGGCTTTCTGGGAAAGAATGGAATAATGTTACTAGGGACAAGTCAAGCTGCAGGAAGTTGACTGTGGTTCTGGCCAATTCACTTGTATGTCCACCTTTTCAGAGACAAACAGCTTCAGACCCATGTCCTCCAGTCCCTTATGAAAGTATTCAGCAACTTCTTTATGTCGTTTCCATGAGTTCTCTAAACCCTGgacgggtaaaaaaaaaaaaaactacagcacagaccaaaagtttggacacaccttaataTTCAgtgtggtttctttattttcatgaccatttacgttggtagattctcactgaaggcatcaaaactatgaatgaacacatgtggagttatgtacttaacaaaaggtattaagtacataactccacatgtgttcgttcatagttttgatgccttcagtgagaatccaccaacgTAATGTTGGTCCGCTGTGGCAACTGCAAACGGGACAAGCCCAAAAGAGTCAACAACATCGGCATAAAATTTTTCATATGAACTGACTGTTTCGGCAAGGATGCACAGGGCTTCCCTCAAGGTGAAGAATCCAGTCACGGGGCCGGTGTGGTGATATCTGTATGAAGAATATTTTCTCATAATGATTCATAGACAACTTGTGTCCAAAATTAACTACAGATGCAACAATGAATAAGGAAGAACTGAAAAGGGTCTCCGGGGTCTCACATTCGCATTGCTTTGCCGTCACAACCCCAGTAGTTGGCCAGCCAGCTCAGGTCCAGAAAGTATGAGACAGGTTTACTCTTCCGGTTGAAGGCTTTTTGGCTAGGTCATGAAAGAACAGAGCAGAGGAAGGGAATTGAAACCTTTCATTTGCTCCATGTTTTTGTTTCAAAGGATTCATTTGTCTGCTCTCACCACGCTCTCTCGCTGAAGGAGATGGGAGCCGTTCCCGGAGGGGCGTTCAAGACCTTTTGTGAACCCGTGTACAAGATATCTATgcctacaaataaaaaaagagaacagcaAATGAATGTTCTTCATCAAGATTCGGAAACTGGGGAACATGACTACAACTACGACGGTACCTTGCTTGTCCATGTAAACCGGGGTTCCTCCCAAAGCTGCCACCGAGTCGACCAGGAACAGACAGTTGTGCCTGTCATCATAAACACAGATTTAGCTTTGTAACTCGAAAAGTGAACATTAACTATGGAGCGAAATGGCTGCGAGACAAGAGTGACTGTACTTGTGACAGAGGTCCCCGATGCCATCCAAAGGATGAAGAACCCCCGTGGAGGACTCTCCGTGGCACAAGAAAAGCAGTACGGGCTTATACTTCACCAGGGCCTGTGGGGTTTTGAACCATAGATTTCTGCATGTGACTGTCTGGCCAATATGGAAGATTTTAAGcataaatattttctaacaaTAATTCTGGAATTTTCTAAAAATAATTCTGCCATAATTACTCTTTGACATACTGTGTATTAtctattttatcacatttatctCATTGCCGccatgtgcccccttcacatttctggcTGCCCCCCTCATAAATGCCCATCTAGAACCGGCCCTGGTACAGTCTATGATTGTGTTTGAAATTGATTTGAATTCAGTATAATATAGGgtaaatataaaacaacaacatttacatttttgtggttgtgtgtatatgattaaattatgttttgtttttaatgaaagctGTCAAACACTGTGTTGTGTTACTTAATTGTATTacttaattgtaaaatgttacttaattgtattattattatattttaaattgttaattgaaaattattattatatatatttcttttacaAATGACAGTAAAGATTTTGAAACCTTGAGCTGAATCTCTGCTTCTTTTTCTTACCTGCTCAATTTCTTGGTTTGTGAAGTAGCCACCAGCAGCTTGTACAATGGTATTAACCTTAGCGCCTGTTCCAGGGGTGAAATATTAAGATTCTTACATTAAAGTCCATTCTTGAAATAATATCAAAGAATCAACAGCGGAATGATGGAGTAATGCATATCATTGACCAAATAATGCTGTGAAACGGTACCTATCCTCTCGGCTATTTCTGCCGCCCGTTCCCCCCAAATGCCATTGACGGCGATGAGGACGCTCTCCCCGGGTTCCAGGCTGTTGAAGAGGGCACACTCCATAGCTGCGTGGCCTGGGCCACTCACAGCCAGGGTGACTTCGTTCTGGGTCTGGAAGGCGTACTGGATCCCACTTGTAATGTGGCTCATGATCTGTTGCAGAGCAGTAGACATTCTCTAAACCATTTCTACGGGCAATATGTCAAAAACTCAAAATGCAATTGGAGGTATAGATTCAGTTAGGCCTGGGTCAGAATTAAACTAAATCCTTGCATATGTATAATTGTGTTAATAAAACTAGTTATTTAAACAGAAGCAATCTCATATTTATCTGTCATGATAATTAAAAATAGAAGTGGAGAAAATATATTACCTCCAACGTTTCTGCATGCATGTGACCTAACATGGACTGCGCACCAGCAGCCAGGATTCGGGGAGGCACGTTGGACGGTCCAGGTCCCAGCATGTAGCGGTATGGGACCGCGTAGGGTTTCAGCAGGCAGGCTGGTGGAGGGATAGGCAGGGAGGCCATGTTTCTGTCCGATAGGGTGTGCGATTGCAGCAAAATGGACGCAGCCAGCTGCCTCTGGACCCACTACATCACCTCTGATCCCTGCCTCCACAGCGGGTCCAGTTGGAAAGGAAAATGTCCAGAGCAAAAGTGCAAAGCCTGTCAGGTCAAAGAAGGGCAACACTCCTCCGCTGGTTCGTAAACCCTTCCCTGGAAAGAATTTTCCCTGCCTCCTGTTGGAATGATAAGACCTGCCAGCTTTCCACTTTTACAACAAATCTTGCGCTTCTTGATCTCATCACAAGCAGCTACGCCGTGTCAGTAAATCCAGTTCATTCCCGCGTCTTCCAGGTAAACACTTCTGATATCATTAATCATTAACCTCGTCATAGCTGTTGAAATCGAGGGTCAGACACTGTGAcatttttgcattcatttattgcAACAGAGGGTTGAAATACACTGTTTACAACTTGCTTCATTTAAAGGAATTATTCCAAAAATGACTTTCCACAGTGTGAACTTTGTAGGTCTGTTTTAGTGAtctaaaatatgtattttacgGACGTCCGCTGATGGTGCTCTCAGTCTCACAGTGAGGCATGAGATCTGCCTGGGCAGACGAGGAGGTGCTGCCCCAGGGGCCGAGGTGAGAAGGAGCCCTCTTTGTACACCAGCCTCCCCCGAACTACGGTGGCATACACCTCGCCTTTCAAAGTCATGCCCAGGTACGGAGTCAGCTGCAGGGGAGCAGAGAGAAACTTTAATTCACGCCGATCTAACAGAGTTATGTCCGTTATTATAGAATACATAAGGGTTTctttaagcacattttttacGGCAAATTATTACTTTCTATGAAAAACCCAGACTACATGGTTAAGATGCATAAAGCAATTTTTCATCCAACGGTGATGAAAAGCTACACCCCACagcttttatttgttattttcaaTGAAGGATCGATGTTGATCATAATTTATTTTGACTGCCTGGTTTAGTGTCACTGTGGGCAAATAAAAGTACCCGGAAACCAACCCTGTGGTCAGACGTTGACCAATGACTAgatttgaattaaaatctaaTCTGATAATTATTTCATGATATTGGAATAGTATTTGGGAGACATCCAGCAAGCCGCTTTACCGTATTTTTGTGATGTATGTTTGCTTCTTTCACCTGGAATTCACAAAAAAGAAAGCTTATGATTTAACGAACAtcattttatttgacattttatgtAAAGGAGAAAcgcattttaaaatgaacattatcACACTGAAAGATAAGTTACTTTGCAGCATTGAAAAAACAATGGCAACCAAATTGCCACCAAACGTCCATCAAAACGGATTCatcagtcaatcaatcaatcaatcaatcaatctatcTATAATAGGTCATAGAAGGTCATAGAGAGCAGAGGTGCCATGCTGACTCCCTCTCCACTGACCTCAAACTCTTTGTCTGGGTCCCAGATGACCAGGTCTGCATCATGACCAGGGAGGAGACTCCCTTTCTGGTTGTCAAGACAACAAAGCTGGGCTGGATTTTTGCAGAGGAGCCTGACTACATCGGGGAGGGTGAAACCCTTGTTAGCAGCAGATGTCCAGAACAGAGGAAGTCCTGCAGTATCAGTGAGCAAAGTCACCTTAGCATAAAATGAAACTCATGAAAGGTTAACATGAGTCCAgttatttgaaaaaaatgtgcGAAGGTAATTTGTTTATTCAATGGCATTATTGATTGCGTGggattgtcatgatccggtccaaaaGGGGATCcgtttcacgtttgtcatgtgtaatgttcccggatcgttttcacctgtgtcgaatgtataaagctgccctgttcgtttctgttcgccgtcgggtctttgttgtgCTACACGTTCACCTGTTGcaagatgtctcccctgtcctgttcctcACCCATTAAAacccggtttcgtgacgtcatgcaaatgcgtccttcttcctcgtcatctatTCTCATCGTCACCTGCCTTGTCATGCCATCAAGGTTGTGACAGGGATTAGTCTTGGGTTTACCACAAGGTATTAAACCAGATCGTTTACTCAAGTTCCTCTGGAGTAAATCATTACAAGTTGTTGGAAATCATTACAAACTATTTGCTTCCATGGGGACTTTGTCCTCTACGAGAACGTGGAGTTATTcctgccaggtgtgtgtgtgtgtgtgtgtgtgtgtgtgtgtgtgtgtctgtttgaatACGTGGATGAGACTCCAACAATTAATAAAGTTAAAGGAACATGTGAACAGGCATGAACAGATACGGTGCTACACTAAAcatatacagtaaatatatattttaaaatggtgGCCTACCGAGCTGGAGGGAGGAGATCCCGCCCCAGGCCTGGGTGAAGTCTCCTACGTCCAATCGTTTCAGGTCAGGTGTGCAAGGGGAGTGGTCTGATACGACCATGTCGACATCTCCAGCTCTGAGTGCCGCCCACAGCTGTTCCTGTGCGGGGAAAGGCAGAATCAGGGGTAAAGATGACCCCCGCCAAGTGCATCATGAACTTTACCTGGTTGGCCATGCTGCGGATGGGAGGGCAGCACTTAAACAGGGTGGCACCAGTGGGGACGCGCTCAGCTGAAAGGCTCAGGTAATGATGGGTGGTCTCCACTGTCAGGGGTGCGCCTGCCTGCCTCGCTGCCCGAATTATTTCCAGGGGCTGGGCAGAGGACAAGTGCACTATATGGCATCGAA is part of the Denticeps clupeoides chromosome 19, fDenClu1.1, whole genome shotgun sequence genome and harbors:
- the dtymk gene encoding thymidylate kinase, which translates into the protein MKCGRGALVVLEGVDRAGKTTQCKELVRELQRSGRAAEMMRFPDRTTMIGQLISSYLEKKSDLEDHTVHLLFSANRWELVPEMKQKLEKGISLVVDRYAFSGVAFTSAKPGFGLEWCKSPDVGLPKPDLVMFLQLPPSVAAARGEFGTERYETSVFQQAVQSKFDQLMEDPTVNWQVIDAARSVEEVHKDIKQFAMNTINAVEKQPIGDLWK
- the agxta gene encoding alanine--glyoxylate and serine--pyruvate aminotransferase a — protein: MASLPIPPPACLLKPYAVPYRYMLGPGPSNVPPRILAAGAQSMLGHMHAETLEIMSHITSGIQYAFQTQNEVTLAVSGPGHAAMECALFNSLEPGESVLIAVNGIWGERAAEIAERIGAKVNTIVQAAGGYFTNQEIEQALVKYKPVLLFLCHGESSTGVLHPLDGIGDLCHKHNCLFLVDSVAALGGTPVYMDKQGIDILYTGSQKVLNAPPGTAPISFSERACQKAFNRKSKPVSYFLDLSWLANYWGCDGKAMRIYHHTGPVTGFFTLREALCILAETGLENSWKRHKEVAEYFHKGLEDMGLKLFVSEKKARLPTVTTIVSPPGYDWKEITAYIMKNHHIEISGGLGPSVGMVLRVGLMGCNSSKPNVDMVLAALADALKHCHKSRV